The Mesotoga infera DNA window AGAATCGTAACTCCCTCGAGTTCAAGACGGGAAAGACTATGCAGAAGCTTTCCACTATGTGGCGGATGTGATTGGCAGACACTAGAGTATTCTCAACAGCTCCATTGGAAAAGAGAGATAATTCGAGAGCAGTTCAGCAGAGTCGGGAAGATCAAGGTTGATAACTTTGAGATTGTTCCCTCTCCTAAAGAAGTGAACTACAGGCTGAAAATGGAGTTTGTTTGCTATCAGGGAAAAAAGGGACTCTCTCTCGGTCTTTACAGGAGGAACAGCAAGCTTCCGGTGAATTGTCGGGATTGTGTCTTGGGTTTGAGAGATTTCGAGAAGACAAGAGCAGTTTTTGAAGATATTCTAAGAAAGACTTCTCTAAGACCTTACAACAGGGCAAATGGGAAGGGTGAACTTAAGCACCTGATTTTGAGAGGCAATCGGAGACACGTCATGGCAATTCTTGTTACGAAGGGTGAACGCCTCCCGGATGAAGAGCATATAGTACATAGTGTGAAGAAGAGACTGAGCGAGGTTTCAACTCTCGTACACTTGATGAACAGCAATGACAGAGTTGTGATGAGGGGAGTCTCAAGAACTCTTTTTGGAGAGGGTATCCTGGAACAGGAACTTGCGGCGCAGAGATTTGAAGTTC harbors:
- a CDS encoding class I SAM-dependent RNA methyltransferase, translating into MEELKIEKLIAGGYSLARTSEGKIALLDGGYPGEVVLASRSEGKNDFHLMRTERIVTPSSSRRERLCRSFPLCGGCDWQTLEYSQQLHWKREIIREQFSRVGKIKVDNFEIVPSPKEVNYRLKMEFVCYQGKKGLSLGLYRRNSKLPVNCRDCVLGLRDFEKTRAVFEDILRKTSLRPYNRANGKGELKHLILRGNRRHVMAILVTKGERLPDEEHIVHSVKKRLSEVSTLVHLMNSNDRVVMRGVSRTLFGEGILEQELAAQRFEVPPVAFFQNNLEVTELIIQHIMNEMGQSVGNSLLDLY